gttcctgtatgtttctttcatcacaccatgtctcgttagtcatgaggcatacgcccccgccactcttcttaccagaaagatgtttgtttctgtcggcgcgatgcgtggagaaacccgttggctgcaccgccccggatagcgtcttcccagtgagccatgtttccgtgaagcagaggacgttacagtctctgatgtccctctggaatgctacccttgctcggatttcatcaaccttgttgtcaagagactggacattggcaagaagaatgctagggagtggtgcgcgatgtgcccgtgtcctgagtctgaccagaagaccgctacgtttccctcttttttcggagtcgtttttttttgGGTCACTGCATGCGATCCAtcccgttgtcctgtttgtaaggcagaacacaggatccgcgtcgcggaaaacatattcttggtcgtactgatggtgagttgacactgatcttatattcagtagttcttctcgactgtatgtaatgaaacctaagttgacctggggtactaatgtaagaaataacacgtaataaaaaataaaaaaactgcatagtttcctaggaacgcgaagcgaggcggccatctctgtcggcgccagaaGCAGCACTTAGGTCTAGGAGCACgtggacagatgcagagccttggtctgacgccattaaaaggtaatttaccaccttcgagtgcagtctcagtgctatgatggggtctaaaaccagactgaagcgtttcgtatacattgtttgtattcaggaaggcagtgagttgctacgcaacagcttgaaggtttagaaaCCATTACTATTTTCATGAATGTCTCAAGAGATATAGGATTAAAAAACTTGAGTgcctcccttgatcctaggtcttgGCAGTGTTGTggagactcaggacaactgagctttggagaaatatgcagatttaaagaggagtccgtaatttgctttctaatgatcatgatcttttcatggaagaagttcatgaatttatcactgctgaagtgaaagccatcctctcttggggaatgctgctttttagttcgctttgcgacagtatcaaaaataaatgttggattgttcttattctcctcaattaagttggaaaaataggatgatcgagcagcagtgagggctctttgatATCGCACAgcactgtctttccaagctagtcggaagacttcagGTTCGGTGGAGCACCATTTCCATTCCAGTTTTCTGGAAGCTTGTTTCAGGGCTCGGAGCTAGTTTCTTAGGGCAATtctttttaggggtgcgactgtaTCTAGGATATTAAGCAAGGTTAAatttagttcctcagttaggtggttaaccaatttttgtactctgacatccttgggtagtTGGAGAGAGTCTGGAAGGGCTTCTATGAATCTTTGGATTGTAGCACGGcttttcctctgtggagatgcagaatcttccagaaggacaaccatctctgcagcactccaccaatcaggcctttatggtagaggggccagacggaagccactcctcagacaGCCCGCGTAGaatttgctaaaaggcacctacagactctcagaccatgagaaacaagattctctggtctgatgaacccagattaaactctttggcctgaatgcctagcgtcatgtctagaggaaaccttggaccattcctacagtgaagcatggtggtggcagaacaTCCTGTGGGGACTgagaaactagtcaggatcgaggcatagatgaacggagcaaagtacagagagatccttgatgaaaacctgctccagagcactcaggatctcagactgtgcgaaggttcaccttccaacaattcaatgaccctaagcacacagccaagacaacgcaggagtggcttcgggtcaagtctctgaatgtccttgagtggcccagcaagagcccggatttgaaccctatcgaacatctctggagagaactgaaaatagctgtgcagcaacactccccatccaacttgacagagtttgagatgatctgcagagaagaatgggagaaactttccaaatacaggtgtgccaagcttgtagcgttataccaagaagacttgaggctgtaatagctgccaaaggtacttcaacaaaatactgagtaaagtgttttaatacttatgtaaatgtaatatttctgttttttatttgtatttgtgttccggagttctaaattgagcagctgctgaaaaatgagctcctgtatatattgagatttaaatgttttttttagagtgaagtacatcgaaaaaatcaagagaaaactgcaagactcaatagaagagaaaaccaggaacaaaccaaaaaaagacgggcttttgaaaaattaactatttttcataaaattgtacagttatcttagctagttgaattgctagcagaattgtttacttgttgctaagcagttgctaggaaCTCTCCtgtaagaagctagctagcttacaaagaataacaacaaaaaatatctagttaacagaagaaaggaagataaaataaggacaaaagaaggacagaagaaaaaggaaaagaaagaggacaacaaagtgaaacagtcagcacttctattgcaacttcgtatttcgtcgtcctaacgtagtctacactgctatctgcccagcagctagccagctagcaaacgtccaccgtctaccgaatagcagcactgtagaaactattacactcaactgaacgacttgattagtgtagtgttagctagctacatagttgtctttgctgtcttcgtatccaagataattgtgtagtttagagcgtgtagtcttagagtgattatcttaatttaccgaagttagctagccagctatttgtcgtccttaacgtaggagactctgctagctagccaacagctagccaacgtctactgaatagaacttccgcactcaacaacccggtcgcattccgcttcgctccacaggtagtatcacatttttcatttcatttctttacagcacaacggtttgatttgtttgatcgtagctagctacatagctagctacatagccgtctgtgtatcaaagataattgtgtagtctagagcgattttctaggttagctagccagctattgtcgttcttttaacgcaacgtaacgtaatcaacactgctagctagccagctagcccccgaatagcagcactgtagaaactattacactcaacgaaacgacttgattagtgtagtgtcaacaacgcagccactgccagctagcctacaaagtcaacaacgcagccactgccagctagcctacttcagcagtactgtatcatttgaatcattttagtcaataagattcttgctacgtaagcttaactttctgaacattcgagacgtgtagtccacttgtcattccaatctccttgcattagcgtagcctcttctgtagcctgtcaactatgtgtctgtctatccctgttctctcctctctgcacagaccatacaaacgctccacaccgcgtggccgctgccaccctaatctggtggtcccagcgcgcacgacccacgtggagttccaggtctccggtagcctctggaactgccgatctgcggccaacaaggcagagttcatctcagcctatgcctccctccagtccctcgacttcttggcactgacagaaacatggatcaccacagataacactgctactcctactgctctctcttcgtccgcccacgtgttctcgcacaccccgagagcttctggtcagcggggtggtggcatcgggatccttatctctcccaagtggtcattctctctttctccccttacccatctgtctatcgcctcctttgaatttcatgctgtcacagttaccagccctttcaagcttaacatccttatcatttatcgccctccaggtcccctcggagagttcatcaatgagcttgatgcattgataagctcctttcctgaggacggctcacctctcacagttctgggcgactttaacctccccacatctacctttgactcattcctctctgcctccttctttccactcctctcctcttttgacctcaccctctcaccttccccccctactcacaaggcaggcaatacgctcgacctcatctttactagatgctgttcttccactaacctcattgcaactcccctccaagtctccgaccactaccttgtatccttttccctctcgctctcatccaacacttcccacactgcccctactcggatggtatcgcgccgtcccaaccttcgctctctctcccccgctactctctcctcttccatcctatcatctcttccctctgctcaaaccttctccaacctatctcctgattctgcctcctcaacgctcctctcctccctttctgcatcctttgactctctatgtcccctatcttccaggccggctcggtcctcccctcccgctccgtggcttgacgactcattgcgagctcacagaacagggctccgggcagccgagcggaaatggaggaaaactcgcctccctgcggacctggcatcctttcgctccctcctctctacattttcctcctctgtctctgctgctaaaaccactttctaccactctaaatttcaagcatctgcctctaaccctaggaagctctttgccaccttctcctctctcctgaatcctcctccccctacccccctcctccctctctgcagatgacttcgtcaaccattttgaaaagaaggtcgacgacatccgatcctcgtttgctaagtcaaacgacactgctggttctgctcacactgccctaccctgtgctctgacctctttctccctctctctccagatgaaatctcgcgtcttgtgacggccggccgcccaacaacctgcccgctcgaccctatcccctcctctcttctccagaccatttccggagaccttctcccttacctcacctcgctcatcaacttatccctgaccgctggctacgtcccttccgtcttcaagagagcgagagttgcaccccttctgaaaaaacctacactcgatccctccgatgttaacaactacagaccagtatcccttctttcttttctctccaaaactcttgaacgtgccgtccttggtcagctctcccgctatctctctcagaatgaccttcttgatccaaatcagtcaggtttcaagactagtcattcaactgagactgctcttctctgtatcacagaggcgctccgcaccgctaaagctaactctctctcctctgctctcatccttctagacctatcggctgccttcgatactgtgaaccatcagatcctcctctccaccctctccgagttgggcatctctggcgcggcccacgcttggattgcgtcctacctgacaggtcgctcctaccaggtggcgtggcgagaatctgtctcctcaccacgcgctctcaccactggtgtcccccagggctctgttctaggccctctcctattctcgctatacaccaagtcacttggctctgtcataacctcacatggtctctcctatcattgctatgcagacgacacacaattaatcttctcctttcccccttctgatgaccaggtggcgaatcgcatctctgcatgtctagcagacatatcagtgtggatgacggatcaccatctcaagctgaaccggcaagacggagctgctcttcctcccgggaaggactgcccgttccatgatctcgccatcacggttgacaactccattgtgtcctcctcccagagtgctaagaaccttggcgtgatcctggacaacaccctgtcgttctcaactaacatcaaggcggtggcccgttcctgtaggttcatgctctacaacatccgcagagtacgaccttgcctcacacaggaagcggcgcaggtcctaatccaggcacttgtcatctcccgtctggattactgcaactcgctgttggctgggctccctgcctgtgccattaaacccctacaactcatccagaacgccgcagcccgtctagtgttcaaccttcccaagttctctcacgtcaccccgctcctccgctctctccactggcttccagttgaagctcgcatccgctacaagaccatggtgcttgcctacggagctgtgaggggaacggcacctcagtacctccaggctctgatcaggccctacacccaaataagggcactgcgttcatccacctctggcctgctcgtctccctaccactgaggaagtacagttcccgctcagcccagtcaaaactgttcgctgctctggctccccaatggtggaacaaacttcctcacgacgccaggacagcggagtcaatcaccaccttccggagacacctgaaaccccacctctttaaggaatacttaggataggataaagtaatccttctcacccccccccccccttaaaatatttagatgcactattgtaaagtggctgttccactggatgtcataaggtgaatgcaccaatttgtaagtcgctctggataagagcgtctgctaaatgacttaaatgtaatgtaaatgtattttgtattaaattggcaaaaatgtctaaacctgtttttgctctgtcattatagggtattgtgtgtagattgatgagggaagaaaaaaatatttaatccattttagaatagggctggaacctaacaaaatgtggaaaaagtcaaggggcctgaatactttccgaaggcaccgtaCATACGCTGCTTCTACtttatttattatctatcctgattgcccagtcacttttacccctacctacacggACATAATTaactcaactacctcgtacccctgcacattgacttggtaccttGTACATAGCCTCTTTATAATTATTTTACTGTTATTTTACATACTTTTTAACTCTGCTTTGTTGGTAAAgagctcataagtaagcatttcacggttgagtctacacctattgttttgggcgtatgtgacaaataagatttgattacCGAAGAGAGGATCTCTGTGGacatgtttgtttgtgtctgtttttttttatctctCCAGGTCAGAAGGGTCAATACGTGTTGAGCACAGTAAGTGAGGGTCCAGCAAAGAAGGCAGGGGTGCGTAGCGGAGATAGACTGGTGTGGATCAACGGTGCCATGGTATCAACGCTCACCCATTCAGCTATCAGTAAAATGGTAAGCATACAGACCCTCCTTCTCGGAACTGCACTTGGTAAACAAACCCACAtggcagatgtgtgtgtgtgtgtcttagtatgtctgtgagtgtgtgtgtgcacgtgctaGCGTGCTCCTCACTTCTCCCTCAAGTTTATCTCTGTGTACTGCTCAGGTGAAGAAATGTAGCGTCCATGTGACCGTCCTCGTCATTGACAGAGAAAGTGAAGCGAGCTACGTCCGACGGAAACTGCCCATCTTGCCGATCATGGCCGGCTCTCACAACCTGCCACACAGACCCACAACGATGCATCTGGTCCAGGGGTCAGATGGATACGGCTTCTTATTACGACAAGAGAGGTTGACATCAGGGGGGCCTATTGGTGAGAATGAtgcacacatacagcacacacacacacacacatcatctaaCAATACACTTTTTCTTGCTAGAAACTTCCATTTGTTGTAAGTATGCACGACCATGTTACAAGCACCTACTATGACCACCTTATGATATCCTATTGCCATCTCTTAATGATCCTAACTAAATGACAGTCATTTTAAGTCCGTAGAAAACGTGCTGCATAGAATACATTCTGTGGACATTACAAACCTTGTAATAGGACATTAGAAAGACTCATACATGCTTATAACAAGTCATGAACATTATACCTGCTGGCTGAGCTGAATTGTTTGTTGTCGATTCCAGCTCACCTACTCCGTGAGGTGGATGTTGGGAGTCCGGCAGAAGAGGCTGGCATGCAGGATGGAGACTTGCTGCTGGCGGTCAATGGGCAGCCTTCGGAGTCCATGGAGCATGAGGATATTGTCAGGACAGTGAGGAAGAGTGGCAACCGGGTTAGCCTCACCACCATGCCCATACACGGAAGAGACTTCTACACGCAGGTGTGTAAGTGGACGGAGGTCATGTGCAGTTTGGAAATTAGGAGTCATGCGAGTTCTGGTGTTAAAATATTGATACTGTAGTCAGTAGGATCCTCTGAGTTTTCCTGAATTGTATTTTTATTGAACCTCACGAGGAAATTACAGTAAGATGATGACCATGTTAAGATGTTGCTTAGATCAATGCTGACACCAAATACAAGATTGTCTAAGAATAATGTCAACTAAAAATACCTTCCCAGTCAAAAACAGTCTATTCTGTTCCCTACCGCAGTTGGGTCTATCTCCCCTGCTATTCCATGAGGACAGTCTGCCAGAAGGGGAGGGGATGAGGAAGACACAGTCCCCTTGCACTGAGATTCAGGATGGGCTGAGTAAAAACGAGCATGGCTCACTTCCTTGTCCAAGACTCTGTGTCCTCGAGAGAGAAGAATCAGGCTTTGGGTTTAATCTGGGCTGTGTTCAACATGAGCCAGGAACTTTCATAGGCCAGGTATTCCTTTGAACATCAACAACATAACACCCTTATCATCCATCTCTCGCTCATTTATTTGTTGTCATCTCTATTATCGTTTCCTGACATAAATAGTCCATTTGAAACATCCCCAATCAAAGTTGTGCTAACGAGTAACAGCTATCATCAATCAAAAGTTCCCAAATGTTGATCTGCTGTGTTTTCCACATGCATTGCTATAATGAGGAATGGTTTGTGTGAGAAATGAGTGGCACGGTTATGGCTACAGTTTTCTTTTGTCCTGCAGGTGGTGGTAAAGGGCTCAGGACATAGGGCTGGGCTGTGGGAAGGGGATGTCGTTGTGGAGGTAAATGGCCAGAATGTAGAGAATGAGTACTTTGAGGACGTCGTGATGCTGATAAAGAAGAGCGAGTCGTCTTTGACATTACTGGTTGTGGAGAGGTCAGGGTATGAGAGACTCAAACATAATGGGCTTCCAATCACTCCTGGGGTCATACTCCACAGCACTCAGGTGAGGAACACTCAcatgcatgcactcacacacacacacagatacaaataTTAATACTACAGATTGATATAAATAATACTTATTAATCTAATACGTTGCAGGTTTTAGAGAAAACGAATGATGCTTTCTTGTGATGGAATGCTGAGAAGTGACCCAAGTCGTTATGAAGACAACATTAGGCATCTCACCTAACAGAGGATCTGGCACTGGCACAGCATCAACAACAAACAGCTGCAGTCACTCAGTCATGTCCCAATGATAACACAGTGCAGGACGAAATCAGGGAAGCTATTCCCTCTACTTCTAAATGCAACCTGAAAGAGAAGGACTGAAATAGATGCTTGGCCTGCGCTGTGTCCTAAatgccatcctattccctatatagtgcactacttttgaccagggccctatggggggGGTGCCATTGGGGGCACCCTTCGCTCCACATCTCCCAATCTCACATGTCCTCTTTGTCAGGACTAGAGATATGCTATGACCTGCTTCTTGCAATGGAGGATTTGCAGAGTAGATTGCACACTGTTTCAATTATTAATATCTCATGTGTATATGATGGGATAATGAAGTTCAGGTTTATTCTAAGGTGAAATCAGGATAAACAAAATAAAATGGGAAAAACATCAGTCAGGCTCAGTTGAGAATCTATGACCGTTATTGTATGTGATGATTCAAGGAGGTGCACAAAGTTTAAAGATCTATCACTAAGCACTTGACGAGCCATACAATTGCATAAAACTAGTTCAATCTACAGTATATAGCTATGCAAGTATAGACAAAACGATGTCTTGTTGATTTTGAGTATTTACATTTTTTCTGCATGTACTGTGTTGATCCTTGTTTGTGTCATCAAACAACACAATATTATAAAACATTCCATTACAAGCTGAATTCTGATAGGTAAAGGTGGAGGGAGATTCAGTGAGTATCTACAGTGCACACACAATACCTACTTCAGCCTTTGCAGAATTTCATATTAAAGCAAATACCTAACATGGATTCTTTCGACATCTTTACCATTACACCAAGGGAGGTCTTAACCTCTTGACGAGGTCGTGCAATCGCTACGGTCGCACTCATGCATTGAGCGCTATTCAAGCTCACCAGCCTGCCATTTCCTCATCGTCACTATTTCTGCTGCAATGATCTGATGTTTAGTATAGGTTTAGTTCACCCTAGATTTAGTTGAGGCCTACTTTATCAGTCCAGACAAGGATATGCGGAGAGGAAACCTCTTTAGACTGTTGAAATAACCCCCTGGATAGTGCAATAGCTCAGCGTATGCGAACGTGGGCGGGTTTCTTAAGGGAGCATGACAGCAGCAGGAAGCTTGATAGTGAGTTTCCTGAAGTCTCACAAGGAGATGGACGACATGTCGGAGGACCGGGCGAGGAAGAGGGTGGATGGCGGAGATGAATCGAGACAGAAAGAAGTCCGCAAGGTACAAACCAGAAACCGACTGAAAAATACAGAGTACTCTCTCCTTTGGGTCAAGAACAGGTCATCAGGTGAGGTGAAGGCTTCCGAGAAAATTACCAAGTTGACTCTAGCACAGGTGGGAGTACGATTAGTGGAGAATGTGGGTCCATGCCTTAAAAGGTCATGAAGAAGAAGTTGGCTTTTGTCAATTAGGTCAAAGTATCCAGAGGTGGACATGTGttgatttttttgtgtgtctgCTGCTCAGAGGGACAAAAGTGGTGTCCTGCTTTGCTCTCCAGcgccattgaaaggagtgatgACTGGGGTGGGGTTTGAGTGTTAAGGTGGATCAATTGAAGTTGGGGATCCCT
This region of Oncorhynchus gorbuscha isolate QuinsamMale2020 ecotype Even-year unplaced genomic scaffold, OgorEven_v1.0 Un_scaffold_1210, whole genome shotgun sequence genomic DNA includes:
- the LOC124021786 gene encoding Na(+)/H(+) exchange regulatory cofactor NHE-RF3-like, which translates into the protein MEFPRFTFNPKEGIDNPALIISDDPEPDPSPVPRLCQIKCKEGQSFGFHLRMERSCRGYVVRQVDPWSPAALSGLKDGDRVLEVNEEFVDNMEFPRVVQRIQACGLQLFLLVLKGEEYKEALAQGLDIQALTRAYRGETCSRPRLCHITRDPVLGLGINIIPIEGQKGQYVLSTVSEGPAKKAGVRSGDRLVWINGAMVSTLTHSAISKMVKKCSVHVTVLVIDRESEASYVRRKLPILPIMAGSHNLPHRPTTMHLVQGSDGYGFLLRQERLTSGGPIAHLLREVDVGSPAEEAGMQDGDLLLAVNGQPSESMEHEDIVRTVRKSGNRVSLTTMPIHGRDFYTQLGLSPLLFHEDSLPEGEGMRKTQSPCTEIQDGLSKNEHGSLPCPRLCVLEREESGFGFNLGCVQHEPGTFIGQVVVKGSGHRAGLWEGDVVVEVNGQNVENEYFEDVVMLIKKSESSLTLLVVERSGYERLKHNGLPITPGVILHSTQVLEKTNDAFL